CACTTAAGAGACCAGACTATTGTATTGGACTTTGCTTAATGTCAGGCGACCGTGGGAATGACTAATTTTGAGAGCTTTGCTTGGGAGACTTCGTAGCAGCATTCTGTTACTTCttgataaagttttttttcttttttaagtaggAAAAAAATTAACCATGCAATCTACACATTTACAATCTATTTAAAATATTACAATCTACCGTTGCAAACTTTCtacaggtgctatccagcactttgattgatgaagttgaagtccaatccaatcaacttgaaacttagtacacatgttccctatgatatgatctttttaattgaaatgccaaatttaaattttgaccccccaatttcacagtccactgaacatagaaaacgatagtgcaaatttcaggttaaagtttttggtcaaggtatttttttatgaagttggaggtccaatcaacttgatacttagCTATAAatatagtacacatgttccctatgatatgatcttcctaatttaaatgccaaattagattttttactaaattcactGTCCACtgtacataaaaaatgatagttcgagtggggcatccgtttactatgaacacattcttgttaatcaTACTTTTACAAATCTTCGGAATagtctgtaaataaaaaaatacaaggaATTAAGCAAAACAATATGATTATTTAGGAAGCTGTGAGCTATATAGTGTTTTTATTGGAAACTAATttatataagataagatatatgTTATTACCAATGAAGTGCCCACAAGGGGCATATAGAGAATACAATTATAAGGAAAAAGAATATTGATAAGCATAGATAGTAACATAGAATTTACATAAAATTACTACCATACAATTAGACTGTAAATAAAAAccttggttatatttataaagattCAAAAACTGGAGTTAAATTAATGATTTCAAAGTAGACTTTGTTCACCtcaatatatacatatgtattttgttttgtgtacagAATGTTCTTGGACAAGAAGGCCTTGGATTTAGATTAGCAATGGGAGCCTTTGACAAGACCAGACCACCTGTGAGTAATATTGTAAAATGTAGttaaaatcaattcaattcaaattattACTAGTTAATTAGTGGACATAATTTAATACTAAATAGGATAGCAACCCAACCACATAAAAAGCCAAAAATCATCTAGAATTAAACCTTCATCATAAGATCAACTATTGGCAGTTGTCTTTACAATGTGTCAAGCTGGTATTTGTACAGAGTCTAGAAAAGAACTATtgacaggtgtctatacaatgTGTTAAGCTGGTATTTGTACAGAGTCTAGAAAAGATCAACTATtgacaggtgtctatacaatgTGTCAAGCTGGTATTTGTACAGAGTCTAGAAAAGATCAACTATTGACGGGTTTCTATACAATGTGTCAAGCTGGTATTTGTACAGAGTCTAGAAAAGATCAACTATTGACGGGTGTCTATACAATGTGTCAAGCTGGTATTTGTATCGAGTCTAGAAATGTATTGAGTACATTTAACAGAGAATATCAAAGATATGTCATCaaattcctaaaaaaatattataaaacactgAAACAATTTTGAAAAGTTGCCACCAATAAACAAACAAGCCAAACAAACAATGAGATGCATAAATGGAAATCCCATatgctaaatatttttgttttatttttttatttttttactgatataaaaatattccaTGTACTAGAAACCTATATATGTATGTGTTGTAATATAAACTGTTTTTGTTGAAGGTTGCTTCAGGGGCTGTAGGCTTGGCGCAGAGAGCATTTGATGAGGCTACTAAATATTCCATGGAAAGAAAAACCTTTGGCAAACTTATATGTGAGGTAGGTATAAGTAATTGGTAATTGAGATAATGTAAAATAATgcttaaaaaagagaaaataaaaaatgagGAAGATGGCCCACGAAAAAAATGAATGAGTAGGAAGAAAAACaagtaattttgtaaaaaaaatctgtttctttttaaaatatattgaaagaaattttattataaaacatagAAATATTATAAACAAAGCTTGAGTGCTGAAGATTGTAGGTTCAAAACTTGGCcagcagtctgcaccaaaaactttttctaCTACTAGTccaaagaccaatattctgacattttttttattggtctaaacaaaattttgcaaaaacttacaaGTCCGAATGAATTTTTATTAGTCTGGGGCATTCAGACTAGTGGCTAACTGTGCAGACTGGGCCAGGTCAAATCAAACtttgaaactgtttttttttatagtaaagaCTGGTCAGCTCTAAGTCAGAAAAATTTGACAGGATAAGGTATCATGTCTTTCTGTGGAATGTTTCATTGTGAATTAGAACATTAAAAATCCAGCTCAGTGCATCAGTTTAGTACAAAGCAAGGTTATTCATATAACATTAACATGTTATGGTCCTGAATGTGCATTTGATTTGCCACTACatgctaaaaagtaaaatcacaaaaatactgaactcagaggaaaatcaattcggaaagtccataatcacatggcaaaatcaaataacaaaacgcatcaaaaacgaatggacaagaactgtcatattcctgacttggtacaggcatcctcaaatgtagaaaatggtggattgaacctggttttatagctagctaaacctctcaattgtatgacagtcgcatcaaattccattatatagtccaccgatgcgtgaacaaaacaaacagacataataggtaaaaatgtcaaaaataggggtacagcagtcaacattgtgttatcatcttaatcactataaaaacaacaaatgtaacgaagaagcacaaaaaggcatacatcaaattaacatcctcattttgattatattatacgattatatttgtctatgtaaaatgcacccatcgaggaaggagggtatgggtactggtgtaaaattgcgcgtttgaaattcgcaacaggtagacatgaaataattttgtcgttcaaagtatgacgggatgcataaatacagtcacgcaaaatagatataacaaacactgacttagcagttaaagtaataataataaataaaataatagtgtggttcaaagtatgacgtgatacataagtacagagtcacgtaaaatgtatatcacaaaaaaagttggttaatagtaaaagtaatattaatgaataaaataattttgtcattcaaagtatgacaagatacataggtacagagtagCCATTCATTATCACCATTTTTCAGACAGTAAAAAAATAGTGCTtgataattttttgttcttcatttaCTGTCagttaaaaatttcaattttttttccagcACCAAGCTGTATCTTTTATGTTAGCTGACATGGCCATTGGTATAGAATCAGCTAGAATGGTAACTCAGCGTGCTGCCTGGGAGATTGATCAGGGGAGAAGAAATACTTACTTTGCTTCTATAGCAAAATGTCTGGCTGGTGATGTGGCCAACAAAACTGCTTCAGATGCTGTTCAGGTACATAGCTTAAAATATCTGTTttgatacaagaaaaaaatataattatgaataCCTTACCAATAACAGTGATGGAACATAAAATACCTCAAAATTAGCAATAACAGTGAAAACACAAAATACCTTAGCAATAACAGTGACAAAACATAAAATACCTCTGCAATAATagtgacaaaatatgaaataccTCAGCAATAACAGCAACAAATCAAAGACAACTTTTGAGGAATGTTTAAGAGATGTACAACATCCAATTATACTCCATGATTTCTCCTTTTcgtgtatttttaaaattaaccTGTTTAAGGTTGATTATATAAAGTTTTCATACATAGATTAATCaactgcctttttttttttgctagatTTTAGTTTGAACCAATATACATATCAGAAATTGTTGGATGGCACAATGGAATCTTTTAGGAGTTTAGTTTCTATTTATACCCTCGTTGTGATGAATATTGTTGTTTACCTTTAGTCCTTCTGTTCTGTCACATTTTTCTTTGAACCTTAAATAAATTACCTTATGTTTTCTGCAAAATTATTCCTgcttattttagatttttggtgGAAATGGATTTAACTCTGAATACCCAGTAGAGAAATTGATGAGAGATGCTAAAATTTATCAggtaaaaacattttaaaatgtacCAACAGAAACactgcaaaataaaataaaggataTAGTGTATACATTCATGATGATGGATGCTGGTGATACATTTCAGTGAAAAAATAACATTCATATATATCTAAAtgaaaagaagttttttttatgtaaatatgaatgTTTTTGTACTAGACAGATATTTTAAGTTGCTAATAAGGTAACAATCTTTACTCTTTCTCCAATATGCATTGTACTTAGttgagaagcagcaaatacctaTTTTAAAGCAAAAGGTTTTGACACTGCCAGGAATAAAATCCAAGATCTACAACAAGAGTGACAAGCATTTTTAAACAAGACCACCAAGTTAATAATGATGTGAAATTCTAACATGCAATGGCCAAAaccaaagaatttttttttttgctgttcttCTTCTTAAAATCAGTATGTCTTATAACCTATAGCATAAGCTGATCTTCATTGCAaaactgtatatatatgtttatcggaccacagatgaattatcacgttgtgattggttaaatgccgtcacgtggtgaccccctatgagaccgtagggggttagtaagtttcataggtggttcatgacgcgttaatggcgacgtcatctattaatgttgttgtgtttcattgttcatttttcaacaaaacgccgcagaaaaagtccagcgtccgataaattcattatacggttaactactgaccccctacggatccatagagggtgaataaaattcataggggactcggcctccggcctcaccccctatggattttactaacccctctatggatccgtacggggtcagtagcgaaccatataacttataacatGTAAATGCAGGATACCAATTTTTTTAGGAAATATGACTTTGTAATCTTAAAACCAAGATTAACAAAGATTCAAACATAATTGAATTGGTAATAATAAATTGATGCATGGTTAGATTTGTATTTGAGAAAAACTATATTCTACTCAAACaataaaagtgaacaaaatatCATAGTTTACCTAGTAACAAATTTCACACTATAGGATATGATCtgttaattaacttcaatttgaatacctgtttttgtttttgttttagatatatgaGGGTACAGCACAGATCCAACGTATTATAATTTCCAGGGAACACTTAAATAAAGCTGCACAAGGATAGTAATCTCTGGGAATTAAAAGGAATCTTACCGTGGTTTGAACAATCATTTACTTAGTACCATAAAGGAcaaagtttataaaatatttgatggaaaagatatgaATGAGACCgatattaaactgtttatttattatgatgatttattttaaatgtattgcatgattttaaatgataacaaaacaaattacatgGTAATTTTGAAACAGATGAACAACAGTTAAAACACATATCACTTATTTATACAGTATCATTTTAGTAAAATAGTTTATTTAATATAAAGATTTACAAACAGTATAAACATATTCATTTCTTCAAAGGAAAACAAAATTGTTTGGTTCACAGGtgaattaatgccaaattataccTATTTTAattggaatttaaaaattcttgttATCTAAGGTGATACATATTTGCCAATTTGTTTGTATTTCATTTGGGTCTttgttgaaatattattttgGTTTGATGTTTATGTAATTACTTTGTTTTCTTGTAAAAAAACATTAACCGGTATATAaagaaataagatgtggtacaattgccaattagacaactctcaaccagagaccTAATGACATAAAGATAACAACTACCTAAACAataagtaaaacccataccgcatagtcagctataaaaaggccctgaaatgacagaTGTAAAATGATTCAAAGAAGAAAACTAATGAAAACAATGAAAGAATCTGATTGGATTTGTGGTGTTTTTAACGTCACTTTTAAGCACAGTATGGTGTGGTGTATACATATACAGTAACTATCTAGACCACCTGACAACTTTCTCACATTAGTCTAATGTTTGTCTGATGGTAGCCCAACACAAATTATAAGTTTAATTTTTCAAGTTTGTCTAATGACCAATCAATTTATCAATCTtcttaatattatataattaattttagaTATGGATGTACTTATACATTGCCTGAATATAATTAGAAACAAAATAATACAGAATAACCAGTTGAGAGACTGTCAATATCTTGTTTGATAtgattgacttattataagtgtTTGTCTTTTAAACTAACCTAAACACAAACTTTAACTACACAAAAATTTTaaggtcaatgaaccatgatgtTAGGGAACGGCCATATAATCTCCATGAAAATAAGACTTTCAAAttcttatacaactgcatactaactATCAATTATTTAATTGGTTTAttttaaactgatctaatcacaaactttaCCTTGTAGACTGTGcaatattcaaagtcaatttGACAAAAATGACACTGATTTGAGGCTTGACATTTCATTGTGGATTTTATTATTTAGAGatgatataaaatatttctaattGATTTATCCATTTCATTCCGATTGTCTTATATATTCTTGAAATATGGTTATTTAATTGATTCTAAATTACAAATTGGTTTTATCAAATTAGACCCATTCTCAAACTACAAATGATTGGTCGAATTTGATTTTCATTATGAATAGCAAAAAGTTGAAATTTACTTTGTCTAtctattgatttgttttatttggaTCTGTATTCGTATATGGTTGAATGGTACTGAATTCAGAGTACGGACTTCTTTGA
The Mytilus edulis unplaced genomic scaffold, xbMytEdul2.2 SCAFFOLD_1742, whole genome shotgun sequence genome window above contains:
- the LOC139507332 gene encoding medium-chain specific acyl-CoA dehydrogenase, mitochondrial-like: MGAFDKTRPPVASGAVGLAQRAFDEATKYSMERKTFGKLICEHQAVSFMLADMAIGIESARMVTQRAAWEIDQGRRNTYFASIAKCLAGDVANKTASDAVQIFGGNGFNSEYPVEKLMRDAKIYQIYEGTAQIQRIIISREHLNKAAQG